The Phoenix dactylifera cultivar Barhee BC4 unplaced genomic scaffold, palm_55x_up_171113_PBpolish2nd_filt_p 000405F, whole genome shotgun sequence genome includes the window GCAGTTGACTTGGTATACTTTAGTCATATTCGGGTAATACAACCCAAAGTTTTGCTCGACTCCAACAGGCTTCAAGTCCTCATTAAACATAGCAAAAATATATGTCTCTATCACATTCCCAGGCCTTTTAGGTGTCCCCGTGTTGCTGGTCACATGCGCTACCACATTGTTATTATATGTCATAGCATTCTCCATCGTCGCTCCGGTTGCATCACCAGCAGATGGCCACCCAGTCTCCGACACCACAACGTTGACATCCGGATGACCGGCCTTCTCCAATGCAGAGTACATGGCATCAACCACCGCATCGAAAAGGTTAGTGTAGCCCAACGCACCATCGACGACCACCGTGCTAGGTGCCGTGAAGAGCGCGTAGTCGAGCCGCACATTCTCCGGCTGGCTTGCATACGCAAAGTATGGGTACACGTTGACAAGGAGTGGTGTTTTCTTCGATGCCAAGAATCCTAAAATGCTGGTCATTACAGCGGACGATGCATCAGAGAATGTACCTTGGGAAGGTGGGTATGATATGCTGAGGACACTGGTAGCGATGGCGGTGGAGACCGGGATGTTGAGGTTGGCAGCGGTGAGTGCGGCGTCGAGGTTTTGCATGGCATGGAGGACGTAACTAGCAAGGTCGCCAGGGATGACCTCATTGCCAGCGGTAATGTAGCGGAAACTGGTGCCGGCCTGGACGTGCGGAATTACGTTGTTTTGGACCCAAGTGTTTGCGAAGGCTGGGTCATTGGCAAGTGTCTGGAGGTCGTTGTTGAGGGTGCCGAGTACGACCGCAATGCCGGAGTTGTGGAGGGCAGCAAGGACGGTAGGGTTGGGGTCAAAGAGGCGGACCAACTTGATGTTCTGGGAGTTTAAGAGACCAACCACTTGGTTCGGTGGGGGGAGGTTGTCTCCTAACAAGCCGTAGTTTATGCCAATGCTTTGAGCTCCTACACCGTTCAACAATCTTTCACAGAATCTAAACTTGAAAATCTTATCGGCGCAGTCTATAGGTATCTCAGCATTTATTATCTTggttgatataatataatatattataatttatattattataacgTGACAAATATCATTTATAGGTGTCTCCTATAAATGATATCTTATCGGCGCAGTCTATAGGTGTCTCCTAACAGCCGCAAGCATATTATTACAACGTgacaaatatcatttttttataacATTGTTAGGAGCAAACAAAGTGCTAAATAGGGATTATACCATCAATCTACCTAGATAGTTATATAACAATGTTCACAGGGTTCAGTAAAATACCAGCAAGAATAACGAAGCTTGAGATGAGAAGACTGAAAGCAGCAACAAGAAGGAATAACACATTCTCCATGAATGCCACGTGCTCCTATCACCCGTTATCTCTCGCTGTTTTGTTAGTTGCTGGCCACTAGTTCTGCCCATCAACAATTTAGAAACATTATTGTAGCTCCTTCCAGTAACTTTCTAGTCAATTTGAAGCATGGAACATATGTGCAACTaagacaaaataaaaaatatgagcTTGTTTAGGTCTGTGTAATACCATAAAAATAAAGGAGCAGGGAGGGGGGGAAGgagggatagagagagagagaatccaaGCTTACCAAAGCCTTTGCAAACCAAATAACTAAGAGGGCTGACCGAGAGAACTGAGGAAGAAATTTACTTGGTGGTTTGTTTAGAAGTGAAACTATGGCCCCGTTTTTATAAGATACCCAGGATTCAATATATGTCGAGTGTTCGTAGTTGGTAACAACGTATTCAGAGACCTTATCCGAATGCTTGATCCTGTCTTTATACATCTCTCTATGTTGGTAAATTTGTCACAATATATATCAGATAAGAGATGACATATTTGATAGATATGATGACTGGGCTCGTCGCATCATGTTTATATATGCAAGCATAATGTGAATAGAGCTACTTGGAAGGATTTTAGGTCAAATCTCATGAGGAGAACTATTTCAAATAGGGAATTTCGtaccttttcctttcttcttatcAGTAAAATTTCTGGGTGCATGGCTTAATCTTTAGAAAGAATATTAGGGGCGAGACCTAGATCATACCCGCCTCTGTCCCTTCTTTACTTTGGCTAGCTATGTGAAGGCTGAACCTACTTCTCCGCCATTTTTAGCGTTGTCTGGTTACGGAAGGTTATTAGAAGCCATATCCTTCCTTCCTCAGCCTCTACTAGCAGAAGAAGGATTGCCTTCCTTATTCTTTGGAGCCAGTGAAGGATGGAGGAATTAGGAAATGAGCCTAAATATAAAGTTGATATAGGAATTGAAATCTATCCCCAGGATAGGTATATTTCTTactattttatgatttttttttttttaattagggtAAGAATTCAATCTAGGTTTAGGCATTTGAATCTCATTGCTATAAATATGAGCTCTCATATCAGTTCTGGAATCAATTAGGAAAACGAACGAGAGTCCAGAGCCCTGCTTTGGTaatcttattttattattttacctTTTGTGAAAATTTTGATCAAGTTCAGTGGATTGAAGGAAtttgtttcctttctcttcaATCGGAATATAAGGGATTCCGAGTATATCTCTTAATTGCAAAGTGATTTGTTTTGACCcagtagattgattttgatgattacaaaacaactGAGTTGCTACTAATGCTGGTATTCTTTTGGAGTagtttaatttattttgttGAACAACTGGAGAAGCATGGAGAAGCTTAAAATGTCAAATATAAATGTTGTAGAGAAGTTCGAAGTTGTTTGGAGGCATTTACAGCATAGGAGCGGACTCAAGTATCATAAGAGTCGGCCCTGGATGCTCACTGGTCAAAATAGagggttttaaattttttgggcATCAAGGTTCAGCCTTAGGTATATAGGAGTCGACCCCTATATTCTATGATCAACTCTAGCACTTGGTAACTGATTGGCACAGGCCAGGAGTTGACCCCAGGTtggcaggagtcgacccctagAAGCCAAATGTTAGAAATAGAATGAGAGTGGATGATGCATCAGAGAATGCACCTTGGGAAGGTGGGTATGATATGCTGAAGACACTGGGAGCGATGGCGGTGGAGACCGGGATGTTGAGGTTGGCAGCGGTGAGTGCGGTGTCGAGGTTTTGCATGGCACGGAGGACGTAACCAGCAAGGTCGCCGGGGATGAGCTCATTTCCAGCGGTGATGTAGCGGAAGCTGGTGCCGACCTGAACGTGCGGAATTACATTGTTTTGGACCTAAGTGTTCGCGAAGGTTGGGTCATTGGGAAGTGTCTGGAGGTCGTTGTTGAGGGTGCCGAGTATGACCGCATTGTCGGAGTTGTGGAGGGCGGTAAGGACGGTAGGGTTGGGGTCAAAGAGGCGGACCAATTTGATGTTCTGGGAGTTTAAGAGACCAACCACTTCGTTCGGTGGGGGGAGGTTGTCTCCTAACAAGCTGTAGTTTATGCCAATGCCTTGAGCTCCTGCACCGTTCAACAATCTTTAATACAATCTAATCTTGAAAATCTTATAGGCGTAGTTTATAGGTATCTCAGCATTTATTATCTTggttgatata containing:
- the LOC103722844 gene encoding putative glucan endo-1,3-beta-glucosidase GVI, whose translation is MVCSTSFLGAQSIGINYGLLGDNLPPPNQVVGLLNSQNIKLVRLFDPNPTVLAALHNSGIAVVLGTLNNDLQTLANDPAFANTWVQNNVIPHVQAGTSFRYITAGNEVIPGDLASYVLHAMQNLDAALTAANLNIPVSTAIATSVLSISYPPSQGTFSDASSAVMTSILGFLASKKTPLLVNVYPYFAYASQPENVRLDYALFTAPSTVVVDGALGYTNLFDAVVDAMYSALEKAGHPDVNVVVSETGWPSAGDATGATMENAMTYNNNVVAHVTSNTGTPKRPGNVIETYIFAMFNEDLKPVGVEQNFGLYYPNMTKVYQVNCCEHQTECFAELRSSQEDGPATFAVAALIYQPHMPFLPSGNIDGLRCKKPKL